CAACCTCTCTGCCCACTTCGTAACAGGGGCCGCATATGCAGGGACCTATCGCAGCAACGCAGTCGGCCGGATCGGTGCCGTAGGCTCGATTCATCCCGCGGATCGACTCGCCCGCAACATCCAGCGCAGTCCCCCGCCACCCGGCGTGCACAGCCGCGATCGCATTTTTCTTCGGGTCAGCTATGAGTATCGGCACGCAGTCGGCTGTGCGGACGTGGCACACGACGCCGGGCCGGTTCGTGATAAACGCATCGGCCTCGATAACTCCGTCGTCTTTCACCTCTTCCAGGCGCACCACGCGCTTGCCGTGGATCTGATCCGTGCGAAAGACGCGCATCTTGGGGCCCACCATGTCGCCTATCTCGCACGGCCCCACGCCGAAGCCGTGCTCGACACCTGAAAGAGCAGCCAAAAGTTTCGATTTAATGACATTAACCATAATAATTAGTATCGTTTTGACGGGACGATTCGTGGCGATCTTCGCAGCGGGGCTCACGGAGGCCGGGTGCCGTAGCCTGTTATATTCCGGCCGACGTGGCCCAGCGAGGAGCCGGCGCCTGAGGCGACGAGCGTAGCGAGAAGAGCGCCACGAATCGTCCCGTCTGCCGACTAGCAATACAGTTTTCTCAAATTTTCCAACAACTCTTTTATATCTCGAGGCAGCGGGGCGACGAACTGCATCCGCTCGCCGGTTCGCGGGTGGTCGATCGCAAGCTTCCAGGAGTGCAGCGCCGGCCTATCGAGCGCCGCCACAAGCCCGCGCGCCTTTGCATCAATTATCCTCATCAACTTCCGCTCCCCGCCGTAGAGCGGATCGCCCACGAGCGCGTGCCCGGCCTCGGCAAAATGCGCGCGTATCTGGTGCGTGCGGCCGGTCTTCAGGTTTATCTCCACCCAGGTGAGCTGCGTGCCGAAGCGCTCCATGGCGCGCCATTCGGTCAGCGCCTCCCTGCCCTTTCGCGTGTGCGACGATATCCGCTTGCGCTCGGTGCGATGTCTCCCCAGCGCTGAGTCGAAGGAGCCCCTGTCCCCGTTCATCGCGCCGAGCGCCAGCGCGCAGTAGATCTTCTCCACGGTCCGCGCCTGGAACTGCTTCTGGAGAGCCACATGCGCGGCGTCGTTCTTGGCCGCGACGATCGCGCCGCTGGTCCCCACGTCGAGGCGGTGCACGATGCCGGCCTTGAGCTCACCGCCCACTCCCGAGAGGTCGCTGCAGTGCGCAAGAAGAGCGTTCACGAGCGTGCCGTCGGGGTGTCCTGCTGCAGGATGCACGACGAGCCCTGCCGGCTTGTTGACCACTATGATGTCCGCGTCTTCGAAGATGATATCCAGCGGGATATCCTGCGGAATCGCCGAGGGCTCAACGGGCGACGGCACACTCACCTCGATCTCCTCGCCCTCCCTCACCTCGTGCGACGGCTTGGCCGCATTGCCGCCCACCTCGACCAGCCCCTCGTCGATCAGGCGCTTGGCCTGGGAGCGGGTGAGGCCGGGCACGTGCGCCGCGACAAAGGCGTCGAGCCGCGCGCCGGCATCAGCCTTGTCTGCAATGAGTTTGTGTGTCTGCATTCCGTGACTAGTGACTGGTGACTGGTGACTGGCGTGACCGCTCCAGTTACGAGTGGCCAGTTACGGTAGTTCAAGTGCACCCACGAGATCCGACACCCTCGCGACCTTTTCGTCGCGGCACCACTTCTCGATCCCCCCGACGATCTCGACCGCGGCCATGGGGGCAACGAAGTTCGCGGTCCCCACCTGCACGGCGGTGGCGCCGGCGAGCATGAACTCGATCGCGTCCTCGGCGGTCATTATGCCGCCGATCCCGACGACCGGGATCTTCACCGCGCACGCCGCCTCATGTACCATGCGGAGTGCGATCGGCTTGACGGCCGGCCCCGATAAGCCCCCCGTGACGTTCGCGAGCACGGGCCTGCGCGCCTTGGCGTCTATCGCCATCGCCGGGATCGTATTGATGAGGGAGATCGCGTCGGCGCCGGCCGACTCGACCGCGC
The DNA window shown above is from Pseudomonadota bacterium and carries:
- a CDS encoding RluA family pseudouridine synthase produces the protein MQTHKLIADKADAGARLDAFVAAHVPGLTRSQAKRLIDEGLVEVGGNAAKPSHEVREGEEIEVSVPSPVEPSAIPQDIPLDIIFEDADIIVVNKPAGLVVHPAAGHPDGTLVNALLAHCSDLSGVGGELKAGIVHRLDVGTSGAIVAAKNDAAHVALQKQFQARTVEKIYCALALGAMNGDRGSFDSALGRHRTERKRISSHTRKGREALTEWRAMERFGTQLTWVEINLKTGRTHQIRAHFAEAGHALVGDPLYGGERKLMRIIDAKARGLVAALDRPALHSWKLAIDHPRTGERMQFVAPLPRDIKELLENLRKLYC
- a CDS encoding laccase domain-containing protein, which produces MAALSGVEHGFGVGPCEIGDMVGPKMRVFRTDQIHGKRVVRLEEVKDDGVIEADAFITNRPGVVCHVRTADCVPILIADPKKNAIAAVHAGWRGTALDVAGESIRGMNRAYGTDPADCVAAIGPCICGPCYEVGREV